The Macaca thibetana thibetana isolate TM-01 chromosome 9, ASM2454274v1, whole genome shotgun sequence region AGGTTGGGCAGCTTCCTGGGACTGCTGACACGGCTATGCTGCTCTGGTGCCCTGGGGAACACCTGCTTCCGCTAGACAAATAGGAAGGAGTGGCCGGCAGCCCCAGGGAAGGCTGAGCTGCAGCATTCTTGAACCGAGTTGCAGATGTAATGGTTGAGACCTCCCGGTCTTTATCTGGACCTTGGAGATTTAGTCAAGTTGCCTTGTGTAATCCTGatattgctcttttctttttaaaacaatcttaaaagTCCTCAGGCAGAACAAAGAGCAGATGCCTCAATGGCTGTATTTTTGATCCCAGTTTCCCTTAGGAGGTGCTCAAAAAGCATGAGTGtttatttcatctcttttggAAGAATGTTTGGGTTTAATGTGATTTTAATGATTGCATTTAAAAACTGATTGCATAAATAGAGGGCTGTGCAAATACAGGAGGGGCTGCCTTGATGCAGGGCTTGGACCCAACCCAAGCCGTCCTGAGCACTTAATGAAGGTGTCAGTGACATTTGTTCATTTGTGCATGCAGAGACAGTAGAGGCCAAGGGGAGCGAACAGGAGCTTTGGAGTCCAGCAGGCCTGAGTGCCTCCCTGTCTGCTCCTGTTTCTTTGTTGttccttctttttgttgttgtttgctatGGGATATTGACAATCTCAACCTTAATTCCTCACCTGTGCACTGAGGATTGCAAAGGGCGCCCTCATCAGTTTAATGTGAGGATTACACGAAATGAGGGAGGCAAAGTGTGGGAGGAGGACGGTCCTGAAAGTGTGGATCTGTGGGCATTGCTCCTCCAGCCCTGGGTGGGAGACCCTCAGGAGCGCGAGCGAGAACTTCACAGCCTGTGGTCTCTCCTTCCCTCACAGAAGTGGTCGACCAGAAGGCCGTGTATTTCTTCAACCTGACTTCCATGCAGGACTCGGAAACGATCCTTATGGCCACTTTCCACTTCTACTCAGAGCCTCCTCGGTGGCCCCGAGCGCTCGAGGTGCTATGCAAGCCGCGGGCCAAGAACGCTTCAGGGCGCTCGCTGCCCCTGGGCCCGCCCGCACGCCAGCACCTGCTCTTCCGCAGCCTCTCGCAGAACACGGCCACACAGGGGCTACTCCGCGGGGCCATGGCCCTGTCGCCCCCGCCGCGCGGCCTGTGGCAGGCCAAGGACATCTCCCCCATCGTCAAGGCGGCCCGCCGGGATGGCGAGCTGCTCCTCTCCGCCCAGCTGGATTCCGAGGAGAGGGACCCGGGGGTGCCCCGGCCCAGCCCCTATGCACCCTACATCCTAGTCTACGCCAACGACCTGGCCATCTCGGAGCCCAATAGCGTGGCGGTGACGCTGCAGAGATACGACCCCTTCCCTGCCGGAGACCCCGAGCCCCACGCAGCCCCCAACAGCTCCGCGGACCCCCGCGTGCGCCGAGCCGCGCAGGCCACCGGGCCCCTCCAGGACAACGAGCTGCCAGGGCTGGATGAGAGGCCGCCGCGCGCCCACGCGCAGCACTTCCACAAGCACCAGCTGTGGCCCAGCCCCTTCCGGGCGCTGAAACCCCGGCCAGGGCGCAAAGACCGCAGGAAGAAGGGCCAGGAGGTGTTCATGGCCTCCTCGCAGGTGCTGGACTTCGACGAGAAGACGATGCAGAAGGCCCGGAGGAAGCAGTGGGACGAGCCGAGGGTGTGCTCCCGGAGGTACCTGAAGGTGGACTTCGCAGACATCGGCTGGAATGAGTGGATAATCTCACCGAAATCTTTCGATGCCTACTACTGCGCGGGAGCATGTGAGTTCCCCATGCCTAAGGTAGGGTTTTTTCCGCCTTTTGTCAGATTCTAAGGCTCAGCTCTGCCGCTACCGTCAAGCCCCTCAGCCTGCAGGACTTCTGTTTCCCATCTGCGAAATGGGAATAACAGTACCTCCTGTCTATTCCAGGCAGGAAATAGGTAGGCATACGTCACCAAGTGGCAGCCCGTAGGGTAGTTGCCGCCCACATATGTGTGAGTTTGGCTGTGTTTTTTGAAGTATTGACTTGGTTGAGTTGGGACTTTAAAATCAGAACATTCTTTTGAAAAGCAGGAGAATCCATGTCTTTAGAAACGCATCTCCACATAGCAACTATCTGCAGAGGTTGAGTAGATGCTGCTTCCTGTACACAGGGCAGGTCCCAGAAGCTCCATCCTCACCAAGGCTCTCATTTCTGTTCCCAGCCTGGACCCCAGGGTGTGGTGATCTGTGACCAGCACAGTGCTAGCCTCAGCGGCTCTCCCACTGTGGACTCCCTCCTTGCAGCTCAGGGCAGGAATCCACAAGGCCTTCACTATGCACAGGGTCTGCAGGACACACAGCACTGGGCTATTCTGTCTGTTGCACCAACCTAAGGCTTTCCAATTCTCACcttcgctccagcctgggctgtgaCTGAGTCCATCCCTGTTCCTGCAGCCTGCCCTGCAGCAGCCTGGCTGTCTGTGATGTCAGCCCTGGGCACTCAGCACATAGTTTCTTCCTGATTAGTTACTCTGCCCAGGGCACGTCATGCCTTTCcctccaagaaaagaaagtcagTGCATAAATCCATTTTGAACTTAAATAAATCAGTCAGCTGGGGAAGTCCAGACCCAGACATGGGGCAGCAGTAATGTGTTTGGGAATTAAGTGGCTTCTCCTCAAAACCGTGCATGTGCAAGAGGGAGGGAGGTGCCTGACAGAGAGACAGGACCTGCTTAAAGGGTCTAGCAAAGGCCCAGGCAGATGCAAGCCCGGAACCCTGAAGGCTTGCAGCTGGTCAGCCATGCGCTTAGCTTATCACCTGGCTTGCTGCCTCCCCACCTTCCAGGACACCAGCCAGAACGTTGCAAATGCAGGGGTCCCTACCCTGCTCCCCTCCCACTACCCCGACACAGGAGGGCTTCCTCCTCAACTGCACTACATATAAAAATCTCTGTTTGGCTGGTGATGCACTGAAGTGGATGCCCTGGTTGGTTCATCTTGTCAGAGGTGGGCACAGTTTTCCAAGCCAGCTCACTTTCTGACTGGGGGTCTTGATCAAGTTACTCAGTCATTTTAAGCCTCGGTGTCTTCCCAGTAAAGTCCAGGGAATACTCACCCCATAAAATTGCTGAGCTGACAAAAAAAGGGGTGATGCAGGGGAGGGCAGCCCCTAGGAAATGTCAGTGTCCAGCCTGTCACACTGCCACACACATGCCAGGCTTTCCCTTCAGTGACAAGAGCACGACCTCATGGGAAGCATGCTTGCCCTCCTCAGACTGCGAGATCAGGGCCGTGCTGGCATCTCGCTGTGTTTTCCCTCTGGGCAGCTTCTGCCTGCTTCCTGGTGCTCTGCGGGGATGTGTGACACTCAGGCGCCCCCATGTGGCCCTGCCGTGTTGGGGACACAGCATGCCTCAGGGAAGCCAATGGGCAGGAAGGCCTGGGGCCTCTTGGAGACCTCAGCCTGGGACTCAGCATACATCTGATTTTAGAGGAATCGTGTACCCCGCCTTGGGATCTCGTCCATTCCTCTAGGTGGATGCCTCTTCTGCGGCCTCAGCTGGGGAACAACAGCAGAGCAGTATGGCCTGGGACTGTGAGGACAgcatgggtgggtggatgggtgagggCAGAGCTGAGGTAACCCTACTCCTTTCCTGCCTTGCAGATCGTTCGTCCATCCAACCATGCCACCATCCAGAGCATTGTCAGGGCTGTGGGCATAGTCCCTGGCATCCCAGAGCCCTGCTGTGTTCCCGATAAGATGAACTCCCTCGGGGTCCTCTTCCTGGATGAGAACCGGAATGTGGTTCTGAAGGTGTACCCAAACATGTCCGTGGACACCTGTGCCTGCCGGTGAGACCACTCCAGGGTGGAAAGAAGCCACGCCCAGCAGAGCCGCCTTCTCGGAGCCTTCTACAGCCAGGACATAACTTGTGGTCAGCTGCAGACACAGAGCAGAGCTCATGGGCAACATTACTGGGGCCCAGAGAGAGCTGTCCGCCAGTGCATCATTTGGGGGTCTTTCATTGCTAGTGACTAGCCCCTTAAATGCCAGCCTGAGTCCTTGAAGGAATCTGGGAATTAGCCCTGGCCTGAAAGTGGCCCATCATTCATACCCACTGTTCTGAAGGCTTGAAAAGAAAACGTGTCCACGACATTGGCTGATGTGATCATCATCTCATGACTGAGCAAGAAGACTATGCAAAGCTTAGAGCGCTCGCTCCCTGCCCACGGAAAGAACTCTGTTTAAATGCTCAGTTCAGAACACTTTGGGCCACatagtcattttggaaaacaggatAATCGTGGTGTAAATGGGTGTTTCCTTTCAAATTTCACTGCAGAGCTTTTATTCATACGGTATGCACATGTAACCaatgttggtttctttttcttaatatatatattttattttaaaacaacaaaaaaggagggCGTTGACAACATTCCCCAGAGAGATAGTCACACTGAGTGTGGGTTGTTTAAACATGCATATTGAAATAACACATATAGTAAGGTGGGAATACTAAAAAATAAccaagattttatatttttgtaaattatacttTCTATACTGTAGATTGTGtatgttatgtgtttttatgGAAAGCTAATAAATTAAAGGTACAGTGGTATCTTGAAAAACTTAATGTCACCCATTTCAAAATCTCACTGACTCCCCATCTGTAAGTACACCGTCTGGTGGTTGCTGGGGACTCAGCCTCTTTTAGGGTCGCTGAAGTCCCCTAGGCCATCTACATACTCTCTGGTGTCCGTCCAGGCTCCAGAAACCCAGACTTTCCCATGCCTTCCAGGGGCCTGTCCCACCACTGGTTCCTGCAAACCCAACCTAGGCTGATGTCGAGAATGGACATGGCCCCAGACAGAGACAGTGGCCTCTCGGGGTTTCCCCTCATCCCCTAGCCTCAGGGACATTGATTGATTGGGAGGTACCTGGGATGTTTAAAGGAGCATCTATGGTTGCCTGGTCAGAGATCTTTTACTGCTGATAATTCATGGAGCAAGAGATTCAATATAAGTAGGGGTCTCTCCTGAGGTCCAAGGACTCATGAGGAAGTGGATGGGCCATGTGGTCTTCTGCACCTGCTTCTCCTTAGCTTGTGTGTAGAAGGGTCACCCAGCAGCCCTGTTCCCAAATAGCCACCCCAAATTGTTACCTTATGCCCTTCATTTATATTGCCTTACGATGGAGTGCCTGAAGCTGCTTAACCAGCATTTCTAAAAGAGAATCTGGGTCCAATTTGAGACAGGTGTATATATAGCAGTCCCATCAGTTGGGACCTACAGATGACACGGCCCCAAGTCTTAGAGGAGGCTGCAAAGCCACAGTGGTTTTCTAAGAGGGGATGTCCAAGGAAAGAAGCAGCCCTGGTGTCTGTCTTGGGCCTTAGGCTGGACTCTGGACACCAGGATTCCTGTGCGAGGGACGTATAGGGGAAGTGCTCCCAGGAGACGTGGGCAAGGGCGGGGCAAAGCAGAAAAGCAGGCTAGGAGCAATCCTGTGGGGAGCTTTGGAGCTTACTTACTCTTCAGGGCAGTATGGCCTCAAGCAAGGCAGCTGGGTGTTCAGGGCCTCTTGGCTTCCGGCCGCCCTGGGAAGGGAGATGTAAAGTTCCAGTTCCCTGGCCTTCTGCACAGGCAGCCACAGTGATTCCAGGAGCCTAGGTAGCATCCAAAGAGTGGCAACTCCTGGAGGCCAAGTCACTGAAACTGGAGAATGATTAGCCAGAACTGATAGGTGGGGGGATGTGAGGGGGCCAGAGTGGAGTCCTGCAGCTTCTGCTCAGCATCTCCTATGAGGTGCTTCAAGTGGCTCTGGGACACGTGCCTGAGCAGCTGCCGTGGGGGCCCCCGCCTGCTGGGCACATGGCCCTGACGGCTGACAGAGGTCAGGGGAGGGCTGGGATGGTCCTCCACACTCACCACCTTATTCTGTTACTCCCACAGGAATTGGACATGGGACCAAATTGTTCCCCTCAAGCTGCTGTAGGTTGCTGGGCTGGAGCAAACTGGCCTGCACTTAGTGCTTGGTTTGCAATGTCTAATTCTTTTTGAAACATGGCAAGATATAAGTTAatagcaaaataagtaaaatattgggGCTTGATAAAACTCCAAGTCCCTTCCTTCCAAATATTCCATccctcattttcttctcattcaaCTGCCCCCTTTCTATTTTTGCTAAACATGGGCTGTCCCATAGTAGTTTTATCTTACTCTTTCTGGCACTTGCAGTTTCTGGGAGACCTTCTGGATTCCCGCCAAATACCTGCAATGCCTCTGAGTCCTCATGTCTGGCttgctggggttggggagggcagGCCGGGACACTCCCCTGGGTCCAGCCGTAGGCATGGGCTCCAGGCCTGTGCCTGGATGGAAGGTGCTCAGTAGTTGCCATCTTTCCTAGGCATGCCCTGAAGACCTTGGAATGTGAAATGGGGCAGGTCCCAAGTGGAGACATGACATGTCCCAACTCTATGGTAGGAGAAACTGGTATCATAAGTTAGCCCTCCCATGTATAGAAGAAGTTATAGGATCTTACTTAGCCTCACAATAACCTTGCAACTTACTGCCCAATTGGAGctgcagaaaaacaagctcagaAAGTATAAGTAACATGTCTACTGATGTCTTGCCAAGACCACAGAGAACATTAAGTTTGATGCTCAAGGCGGCCTGATTCAAGGCCTACATGATTGGCACTGACCCTGAACTTCCTGGCCAGTGATCCCCAGTCTACTAGGGTTGTCCCAACAACACTGAGGTTGGGACACAGTAAAGTGAggttaaaaagaaatgtgtttatgAAATAACTTGTTTTTCCCTTAAAACAAAAAGTGTCAACATTACGTTGTCGTAAGAGCCCATCATACAGTCTAGACATGGTTTGCTGATGTCACTCAACTGGGCCTGTTTCATTCTGGAGGGAGCAGGGTGGTGGCCTGCAGCTGGGCCCCATCTCTGAACTTACACATCCTCTAGAAGGGCAGGGCCTCTGATAGATTAGTTCATGTGACAAACATAAACAGTACCACTGACAGCGAGAAACTTGAGGGCTGGGAGAAAACTTCAGAAGGCTTCCGATACAACCTTTATACTTGAGAAATGGGGAGACTTGAGTCCTGGTACTACCAGGTGTTTGGCCTGGGGTGTCCCAATAGGTGCCTCTTTATGACTTCATAAAATGTCATCAGAGCAGAAGCTTATAACTCATGCTTTTTCTGTGGCCAGGATGGAGACAAAACTGTGCCTGAGGAACTTATGGATGTCTGAGGTGGGAaggggagggtgagaggaggagactctgcaggaggaggaggaatggagaTGACTCCACAGAGAGGCTGACTTTGAGACCAAGCAGGACGAAAGAGCTGGGCTTGGCTGGTGGAATAAGAACATCACAAAGAGCGTCTGCAGCAGCACATGCCAGGGAGGGCTGAAAGGTAGTTTCAGTGAGAAACCAGGAAGGCAGGCCAGCTGGCCAGCTCTGGCTATGACTTGTGCGCCAAAACACCGACATTAGAGTTCAAAACTATTTCCCTttaccaaaacctggaagcataAGATCCTTAACAGGCTCTTCTGGGATTTCCATTCCCCTTCTCTCTGCTCCCTGAGATAGTGATGTCCATGCATCCTCTATCTACCCTGCCTCCAGTCCGCCTCACTCACGCTCAGCCCAACCCCAAGCCACACTCATTCAGCATCTCCCAGGAGGCTTGTTTGTATGAATTGGGGATAGGTGGGTTGGATGTAGAAGATACATGTTTATCCAATTACgtagcatttactatgtgccaaatacCATGCTAGGCAATGTATTCATGTGTTTTCTCTTGGAAGGGTCTTATGAGTTCCCTCTTTTGTCAAAACCACTGTGCAAAATGCCTATCAGAGTTGCCTGGAGAACTTGATATAGTTGGGCCCCCTAGCATTGTCTCTGATTCAGGTTGAGGCTTTATTTCCATCCAGTTCCCAGGCACTGCTACTGCTGGCTCCAGGGCCACGCTTTGAGAACAGGATTTTTAGTGATGTCTCCTGGGAGGGAAGGGGTCCCTGATGCTCTGGAGTCATGGTATAACAGAAACTCAGGTGAATCCTTTCTCCCTCCATGAAGGAACGCTGAAGTCAATGTCACCTTTTTGGAGGAATGGGCTTCAAGGATGCTTGAAATAAACGGATGAGTCAAATTTACTTCTCTTGTTCATTGAATTGTGCTTCTTCCATAGCAATTGCAGTAATGCCATGATTTCTGTAATCCAAAAGTCCTGAGATTTGTGACCCTATGGAGGTTTTGgttaaaaataacaacagcacAGTCATGTGAAACTGTCTGGGTATTGAGAAGAGACAGGAGGACACGGCCGAGGTGGCAGAACCGGCACCTGACCAGCACCCACCACAGAGCACGCCGAGGTGTTCAAAGACATATGCAGAGACAAGCATGGGAGGCCTGCCCTGGAGGAGCCTTGGCTGGCTGTGAAGGCCAGGCAGACTCGCTAGGCTGTCAAATTGCTGACCGCAGAGGAGCAGCCCTGGGGCGCTTTAGTGGTTGTTAGATGAATCCAACTGTTTCTTGGAACACAGAGGTTGTGTGCTGTGGGATTCCTAGGCAGGTACTAAAGGGCAGTCAGAACTGACCCTGGTGGAGGACAGTGAGGAGGGACAGGAAGTAGTCCTGGTGGAAGAGCACAGCTCACTCTACAGCTCCACGGAAAGGAAGGGCAGAGCTGTCccaggggtgggggagagagaaacaGTCACAGAAAGATCATATACTGACAGGAGCAATACTAATGACTAGTTATTGCATGCTTACCCTGGGCCATATTCCTGTGGAACACCCAGGAATCTGTGGTGCCCTTTGGCCCTCTCCCTAGACTCACAGCACAGTAACAAATGTGATTCTTGAGTATGGCCCTAGACCAGCACCGGTGAGACCTGGCCACTGCTATAACTCCTTGGAGGCTGAAGCCCAGATCCTGTGGTTTGTCTCCTGAAAAAGTAGAGGAAAATATAGTCCAGCCTACGGAGCAATGCAAACTAgcatttttgttgctgctgttcaTTAATTTGCCAAGGATTAGAAAGAAGTATTGGTAACAGTGTGGTAAGATGAGTTCTTAGGCTCAGCTGAGagtgaatatttaaaaagcatttctggAAAGCCGCTTAGCAATGCTTACCAAGAGCTTTGCAAATGTTACGTGTTCCTTGACCCAGATATTCCACTTCCAATGACCTgtcctataaaataataataaaataatacaaaatatacacTATAACAATGTAAGATAATGTGTCTTGCAACATTATCTTAGTAGTCTTGATTGTCCTACCATcggaaaatatttgaataaattaagATATGTCCATACAATTGGAAAATGTTTagtcattaaaaatgaagttcatgggctggacgcagtggctcacgcctgtaatcccagcactttgtgtaGTAGatgctggcagatcacttgagtccaggagtttgagaccaaactgagCAACGTGacggaaccccgtctctacaaaaaatataaaaattaggctggcgtggtggctcatgcctgtggtcccagctactcaggaggctgaggtggaaggatcacctgggACCAGAgagatcgaggctacagtgagccatgatcacgccactgcactccagcctgggtgacagagtgagatctcatctcaaaaaaaaaaaaaaaaaaaatgaagttcatGAAAAGTTTTTCATGACATGGGAAGGTATTTATACAGTCCTTCCCCAGTACCTCCTCCTAGTGCCCAGATCTAGACCCTTCTGGGGTTCATGCCAACCTGACTCTCTCCCTGTGCTGTCTGCGCCACTCCCATCCCAGGGTCCTAAGCCAATCAGGACATTCAGGACATTGCGTTCCCCCAGCCGCAGTGATTGGCGGGAGTGTTTGCAGATTATCCAATCAGGGTCAAAGAGACACCATGAGACTCCTTAGGACTTTCCGGAAAAGAGGCTTTTGCTCCTCTTTGACCCCACCCAGCCCCCCATGTGAAAGGGATACAGGCCGGCTGCAGTGACTGGCCACCT contains the following coding sequences:
- the GDF10 gene encoding growth/differentiation factor 10; protein product: MARVPTRTSQGPGPQLLPLLPLFLLLLRDAAGSHRAPAWSALPAAADGLQGDRDPQRAPGDAAATMGPGAQDMVAVHMHRLYEKYSRRGARPGGGNTVRSFRARLEVVDQKAVYFFNLTSMQDSETILMATFHFYSEPPRWPRALEVLCKPRAKNASGRSLPLGPPARQHLLFRSLSQNTATQGLLRGAMALSPPPRGLWQAKDISPIVKAARRDGELLLSAQLDSEERDPGVPRPSPYAPYILVYANDLAISEPNSVAVTLQRYDPFPAGDPEPHAAPNSSADPRVRRAAQATGPLQDNELPGLDERPPRAHAQHFHKHQLWPSPFRALKPRPGRKDRRKKGQEVFMASSQVLDFDEKTMQKARRKQWDEPRVCSRRYLKVDFADIGWNEWIISPKSFDAYYCAGACEFPMPKIVRPSNHATIQSIVRAVGIVPGIPEPCCVPDKMNSLGVLFLDENRNVVLKVYPNMSVDTCACR